One stretch of Bos indicus x Bos taurus breed Angus x Brahman F1 hybrid chromosome 22, Bos_hybrid_MaternalHap_v2.0, whole genome shotgun sequence DNA includes these proteins:
- the KBTBD8 gene encoding kelch repeat and BTB domain-containing protein 8 isoform X1, translating into MAASADLSKSSPTPNGIPSSDTASDAMDPFHACSILKQLKTMYDEGQLTDIVVEVDHGKTFSCHRNVLAAISPYFRSMFTSGLTESTQKEVRIVGVEAESMDLVLNYAYTSRVVLTEANVQALFTAASIFQIPSIQDQCAKYMISHLDPQNSIGVFIFADHYGHQELGDRSKEYIRKKFLCVTKEQEFLQLTKDQLISILDSDDLNVDREEHVYESIVRWFEHEQNEREVHLPEIFAKCIRFPLMEDTFIEKIPPQFAQAIAKSCVEKGPASPNGCTQRLGMTASEMIICFDAAHKHSGKKQTVPCLDIFTGRVFKLCKPPNDLREVGILVSPDNDIYIAGGYRPSSSEVSIDHKAENDFWMYDHSTNRWLSKPSLLRARIGCKLVYCCGKMYAIGGRVYEGDGRNSLKSVECYDSRENRWTTVCAMPVAMEFHNAVEYKEKIYVLQGEFFLFYEPQKDYWGFLTPMTVPRIQGLAAVYKNSIYYIAGTCGNHQRMFTVEAYDIELNKWTRKKDFPCDESINPYLKLVLFQNKLHLFVRATQVTVEEHVFRTSRKNSLYQYDDITDQWMKVYETPDRLWDLGRHFECAVAKLYPQCLQKVL; encoded by the exons ATGGCCGCGTCGGCAG ATTTAAGTAAGTCTTCCCCAACACCGAATGGAATACCATCTTCAGACACAGCCAGCGATGCCATGGACCCCTTCCATGCTTGCAGTATTCTTAAGCAACTCAAAACAATGTACGATGAAGGACAGCTGACAGACATTGTAGTGGAAGTGGATCACGGGAAAACATTTTCCTGTCATAGAAACGTTCTTGCTGCAATCAGCCCTTATTTCAG ATCCATGTTCACTAGCGGCCTTACAGAAAGCACTCAAAAAGAAGTTCGAATTGTTGGTGTTGAAGCCGAGTCGATGGATTTAGTGTTGAACTATGCCTATACCTCCAGAGTTGTTCTGACAGAGGCCAATGTTCAAGCCTTGTTCACTGCAGCTAGCATCTTCCAGATTCCCTCCATCCAAGACCAGTGTGCCAAGTACATGATCAGTCATTTGGACCCACAAAATTCTATCGGGGTCTTCATCTTCGCTGATCATTATGGTCATCAGGAACTTGGAGATCGATCTAAAGAATACATTCGTAAAAAGTTCCTGTGTGTCACCAAAGAACAGGAGTTTCTTCAGCTGACAAAAGACCAACTGATAAGTATCCTAGACAGTGATGATTTAAACGTAGACCGGGAAGAGCATGTTTATGAGAGTATTGTAAGGTGGTTTGaacatgaacagaatgaaagagAAGTGCACCTTCCAGAAATTTTTGCCAAATGCATACGTTTTCCTCTGATGGAAGACACCTTTATAGAGAAAATTCCACCTCAGTTTGCACAGGCTATCGCCAAAAGCTGTGTGGAAAAGGGACCAGCCAGTCCCAATGGCTGTACACAGAGACTTGGAATGACTGCATCGGAAATGATCATATGTTTCGACGCAGCCCACAAACACTCAGGAAAGAAGCAAACAGTGCCTTGTCTAGATATATTCACAGGAAGAGTGTTCAAACTATGCAAACCACCAAATGATCTAAGAGAAGTTGGAATTCTTGTATCACCAGATAATGATATTTACATTGCAGGAGGTTACAGGCCAAGCAGCAGTGAGGTATCCATTGACCACAAGGCAGAAAATGATTTCTGGATGTATGACCATTCCACCAATAGGTGGCTTTCCAAACCTTCCTTGCTTCGAGCCAGAATAGGCTGCAAACTGGTGTACTGCTGTGGTAAGATGTATGCAATTGGAGGGCGTGTCTACGAAGGTGATGGGAGAAACTCACTAAAATCTGTGGAGTGCTATGACAGCAGAGAGAACCGCTGGACTACTGTTTGCGCCATGCCTGTTGCAATGGAGTTTCATAATGCCGTGGAATACAAAGAGAAGATCTATGTTTTACAGG gaGAGTTTTTCCTCTTCTATGAGCCTCAGAAAGACTACTGGGGTTTCTTAACCCCCATGACTGTGCCTAGAATCCAGGGCTTAGCAGCTGTATACAAGAACTCTATCTACTACATAGCTGGAACCTGTGGAAATCATCAGCGGATGTTTACTGTAGAAGCCTATGATATTGAGCTCAATAAGTGGACTCGTAAGAAGGACTTTCCATGTGATGAGTCCATAAACCCATACCTTAAACTGGTACTTTTCCAGAATAAGCTCCATTTATTTGTTCGAGCTACTCAAGTGACCGTTGAAGAACATGTCTTCAGAACCAGCAGAAAAAATTCCCTTTACCAGTATGATGATATCACTGACCAATGGATGAAAGTGTATGAGACCCCAGATCGCCTCTGGGACCTCGGCCGGCATTTTGAATGTGCTGTTGCTAAACTGTATCCTCAGTGTCTTCAGAAAGTCCTTTAA
- the KBTBD8 gene encoding kelch repeat and BTB domain-containing protein 8 isoform X2, with amino-acid sequence MFTSGLTESTQKEVRIVGVEAESMDLVLNYAYTSRVVLTEANVQALFTAASIFQIPSIQDQCAKYMISHLDPQNSIGVFIFADHYGHQELGDRSKEYIRKKFLCVTKEQEFLQLTKDQLISILDSDDLNVDREEHVYESIVRWFEHEQNEREVHLPEIFAKCIRFPLMEDTFIEKIPPQFAQAIAKSCVEKGPASPNGCTQRLGMTASEMIICFDAAHKHSGKKQTVPCLDIFTGRVFKLCKPPNDLREVGILVSPDNDIYIAGGYRPSSSEVSIDHKAENDFWMYDHSTNRWLSKPSLLRARIGCKLVYCCGKMYAIGGRVYEGDGRNSLKSVECYDSRENRWTTVCAMPVAMEFHNAVEYKEKIYVLQGEFFLFYEPQKDYWGFLTPMTVPRIQGLAAVYKNSIYYIAGTCGNHQRMFTVEAYDIELNKWTRKKDFPCDESINPYLKLVLFQNKLHLFVRATQVTVEEHVFRTSRKNSLYQYDDITDQWMKVYETPDRLWDLGRHFECAVAKLYPQCLQKVL; translated from the exons ATGTTCACTAGCGGCCTTACAGAAAGCACTCAAAAAGAAGTTCGAATTGTTGGTGTTGAAGCCGAGTCGATGGATTTAGTGTTGAACTATGCCTATACCTCCAGAGTTGTTCTGACAGAGGCCAATGTTCAAGCCTTGTTCACTGCAGCTAGCATCTTCCAGATTCCCTCCATCCAAGACCAGTGTGCCAAGTACATGATCAGTCATTTGGACCCACAAAATTCTATCGGGGTCTTCATCTTCGCTGATCATTATGGTCATCAGGAACTTGGAGATCGATCTAAAGAATACATTCGTAAAAAGTTCCTGTGTGTCACCAAAGAACAGGAGTTTCTTCAGCTGACAAAAGACCAACTGATAAGTATCCTAGACAGTGATGATTTAAACGTAGACCGGGAAGAGCATGTTTATGAGAGTATTGTAAGGTGGTTTGaacatgaacagaatgaaagagAAGTGCACCTTCCAGAAATTTTTGCCAAATGCATACGTTTTCCTCTGATGGAAGACACCTTTATAGAGAAAATTCCACCTCAGTTTGCACAGGCTATCGCCAAAAGCTGTGTGGAAAAGGGACCAGCCAGTCCCAATGGCTGTACACAGAGACTTGGAATGACTGCATCGGAAATGATCATATGTTTCGACGCAGCCCACAAACACTCAGGAAAGAAGCAAACAGTGCCTTGTCTAGATATATTCACAGGAAGAGTGTTCAAACTATGCAAACCACCAAATGATCTAAGAGAAGTTGGAATTCTTGTATCACCAGATAATGATATTTACATTGCAGGAGGTTACAGGCCAAGCAGCAGTGAGGTATCCATTGACCACAAGGCAGAAAATGATTTCTGGATGTATGACCATTCCACCAATAGGTGGCTTTCCAAACCTTCCTTGCTTCGAGCCAGAATAGGCTGCAAACTGGTGTACTGCTGTGGTAAGATGTATGCAATTGGAGGGCGTGTCTACGAAGGTGATGGGAGAAACTCACTAAAATCTGTGGAGTGCTATGACAGCAGAGAGAACCGCTGGACTACTGTTTGCGCCATGCCTGTTGCAATGGAGTTTCATAATGCCGTGGAATACAAAGAGAAGATCTATGTTTTACAGG gaGAGTTTTTCCTCTTCTATGAGCCTCAGAAAGACTACTGGGGTTTCTTAACCCCCATGACTGTGCCTAGAATCCAGGGCTTAGCAGCTGTATACAAGAACTCTATCTACTACATAGCTGGAACCTGTGGAAATCATCAGCGGATGTTTACTGTAGAAGCCTATGATATTGAGCTCAATAAGTGGACTCGTAAGAAGGACTTTCCATGTGATGAGTCCATAAACCCATACCTTAAACTGGTACTTTTCCAGAATAAGCTCCATTTATTTGTTCGAGCTACTCAAGTGACCGTTGAAGAACATGTCTTCAGAACCAGCAGAAAAAATTCCCTTTACCAGTATGATGATATCACTGACCAATGGATGAAAGTGTATGAGACCCCAGATCGCCTCTGGGACCTCGGCCGGCATTTTGAATGTGCTGTTGCTAAACTGTATCCTCAGTGTCTTCAGAAAGTCCTTTAA